In a single window of the Agrobacterium fabrum str. C58 genome:
- the uppG gene encoding polysaccharide biosynthesis glycosyltransferase UppG yields the protein MNAEMPLPPVQKALQINLHPFDAPHAALTLPHQLRVWGGQVDRILLTVDTGQVGAGRYKGNGFDSARQRLFDMLDEMQINYPHLYVDIVDYSDAARSAVTQTFFSRSPIPYPAKAFDGGPFHVYFYGLKRANARYVLHMDSDMMFGGGSPSWFSEAVALQKANPDALCITPFSGPPTVRGDLDISRHVGMPGVKNIPAPRKLPSRIPTWRFATVSTRLFMIDMERFAKRIGSLELLRPDVKRRIRSLAYNQQPVSMPAEEVLSTNMMRSGVHRLDFLGTGTGMYSLHPPYRSPEFYAALASIVERIEKGNIPEGQLGDFDINGSMVDWGSALAAKTRSKRYAKALRHLIAANVGRFTKA from the coding sequence ATGAATGCTGAAATGCCGCTTCCTCCCGTACAAAAGGCGCTGCAAATCAACCTCCATCCTTTCGATGCTCCGCATGCGGCCCTTACCCTGCCGCATCAGCTGCGGGTCTGGGGCGGGCAGGTGGACCGTATTCTCCTGACGGTCGATACGGGGCAGGTGGGGGCCGGCCGGTACAAGGGCAACGGTTTCGATTCAGCGCGCCAGCGTCTTTTCGACATGCTGGATGAAATGCAGATCAACTATCCGCATCTCTATGTGGATATCGTCGATTACAGCGATGCGGCGCGCAGCGCGGTGACGCAGACTTTCTTTTCACGCTCGCCGATTCCCTATCCCGCCAAGGCTTTCGACGGCGGGCCGTTCCATGTCTATTTTTACGGGCTGAAACGCGCCAATGCCCGATATGTGCTGCATATGGACAGCGACATGATGTTCGGCGGCGGCAGCCCGAGCTGGTTCAGCGAGGCGGTTGCGCTGCAGAAGGCCAATCCGGATGCGCTGTGCATCACGCCCTTTTCCGGTCCGCCGACAGTGCGCGGCGATCTCGATATTTCCCGTCATGTCGGCATGCCCGGGGTGAAGAATATCCCTGCGCCGCGCAAGCTGCCGTCGCGCATCCCCACCTGGCGTTTCGCCACCGTTTCCACGCGGCTTTTCATGATCGACATGGAGCGTTTCGCCAAGCGGATCGGCTCGCTGGAATTGCTGCGGCCGGATGTCAAGCGGCGCATCCGCTCTCTTGCCTATAACCAGCAGCCGGTCTCCATGCCCGCCGAGGAAGTGCTGAGCACTAACATGATGCGCAGCGGCGTCCACCGGCTCGATTTTCTCGGCACGGGCACGGGCATGTATTCGCTGCATCCGCCCTATCGTTCACCGGAATTCTACGCGGCGCTCGCTTCGATCGTCGAGCGTATCGAAAAGGGCAATATTCCCGAAGGTCAGCTCGGCGATTTCGATATCAACGGATCGATGGTGGACTGGGGAAGCGCGCTCGCGGCCAAGACGCGTTCCAAACGCTATGCGAAAGCA
- the uppI gene encoding polysaccharide biosynthesis UDP-hexose transferase UppI has product MRIGRRNFLGGAASAGLLHAVAGPAFAAQKKAAIKTAPYGAAIYLPDLTADSRIGEAVVKYCSRITPVTEMKWEVMRPSAEVFDFAAADALANFARQHKLSMHGHPLIWYASNAPWLASVGGAKVEKLMETHIVTVMERYKDVIHSWDVVNEPIPDVPGNVRARRDAWYYGAGPDAIKKAFDIAHAVDPKAQLVLNEYDVEFAVEKSPAKRAAFRNLILELLEKGAPINAVGLQGHLRGGWPIAKDELAAFTTEMRSYGLAVMVTELDVMDQTLPTPEAERDMLITGQVREFLEAASAGGPLSSITTWGISDQYSWIRWAYPRRDGTANRPLPLDWSFNEKPMMAVINEFRNRGA; this is encoded by the coding sequence ATGCGGATCGGGCGGCGGAATTTTCTGGGTGGTGCGGCAAGCGCTGGCCTGTTGCATGCCGTGGCCGGGCCGGCCTTTGCCGCGCAGAAGAAGGCTGCGATCAAAACCGCCCCCTATGGCGCCGCCATCTACCTGCCGGATCTTACCGCCGACAGCCGTATCGGCGAGGCGGTGGTGAAATATTGCTCGCGCATTACCCCCGTCACCGAAATGAAATGGGAGGTGATGCGGCCTTCGGCAGAGGTTTTCGATTTCGCCGCTGCAGATGCACTCGCCAATTTCGCGCGCCAGCACAAGCTTTCCATGCATGGCCATCCGCTGATCTGGTATGCCTCCAACGCGCCGTGGCTTGCCAGTGTCGGCGGCGCGAAGGTCGAGAAGCTGATGGAAACCCATATCGTCACCGTGATGGAGCGATATAAGGATGTGATCCACAGCTGGGATGTCGTCAATGAACCGATCCCCGACGTGCCTGGCAATGTGCGTGCACGGCGCGATGCCTGGTATTACGGCGCCGGGCCTGACGCCATCAAGAAGGCTTTCGACATCGCCCATGCGGTCGATCCGAAGGCGCAGCTCGTGCTCAACGAATATGACGTGGAATTTGCTGTCGAGAAATCGCCAGCCAAACGTGCGGCCTTCCGCAATCTCATCCTCGAGCTGCTCGAAAAGGGCGCGCCGATCAACGCCGTCGGCCTGCAGGGGCATTTGCGTGGCGGCTGGCCAATCGCCAAGGACGAGCTGGCGGCCTTCACGACGGAAATGCGCAGTTACGGTCTTGCCGTCATGGTGACGGAGCTTGACGTGATGGACCAGACGCTGCCCACACCGGAGGCCGAGCGTGATATGCTGATCACCGGCCAGGTCCGCGAGTTTCTCGAGGCCGCTTCTGCAGGCGGGCCGCTTTCTTCCATCACGACATGGGGCATTTCGGATCAATACAGCTGGATCCGCTGGGCCTATCCACGCCGGGACGGCACCGCCAACCGGCCGCTGCCGCTCGACTGGAGTTTCAACGAAAAACCCATGATGGCCGTCATCAATGAATTCCGGAACCGTGGTGCATGA